One window of the Thermodesulfobacteriota bacterium genome contains the following:
- a CDS encoding cytochrome C oxidase subunit IV family protein, with product METYVRVWLILIVLTGLAVSTAGMDIGKGGLVLALFIAFVKSGLILNYFMHLREGKKIRLIRWMIPGILALLVLFIGITFLDIALR from the coding sequence GTGGAGACTTACGTGCGGGTTTGGTTGATCCTCATCGTCCTCACCGGGCTTGCCGTCTCCACGGCAGGGATGGATATAGGGAAAGGGGGACTGGTCCTCGCCCTTTTCATCGCCTTCGTCAAATCGGGTCTGATCCTCAACTACTTCATGCATCTCAGGGAAGGGAAGAAGATCCGGTTGATCCGGTGGATGATCCCGGGGATTTTGGCCCTTTTGGTCCTCTTCATCGGCATCACCTTTCTCGATATCGCTCTACGTTAG
- the coxB gene encoding cytochrome c oxidase subunit II, which produces MVRGLTGLSEEIVQSVFLYIAVISIAILVLITSLMIYFTYRYHRRRNPNPRDIRGNLWLEILWTVVPTLLVLSMFYYGWTGFHALRKVPEGALKVKVSARTWSWLFEYENGLKTTELFIPEGRPVHLRLSSLDVIHSFYIPAFRVKQDAVPGMTTSLWFRAKEAGTYDVLCAEYCGQQHAYMLTKVRVLKEEEFNRWYEDKGKELEKERRAGLPRGERLILEKGCLACHSTDGTPRVGPTLKGIFGKTVTVITEGKERQVRVDEAYLLRSLLEPNADLVKGFQPIMPSQKGISTEEELKELVRYMKELK; this is translated from the coding sequence ATGGTCCGCGGCTTGACAGGCCTTTCCGAAGAGATCGTTCAGAGCGTCTTCCTCTACATCGCGGTGATCTCCATCGCCATCCTGGTCCTGATCACCTCCCTCATGATTTACTTCACCTATCGATACCACCGGAGGAGGAACCCGAACCCCCGAGACATCCGGGGAAACCTCTGGCTCGAGATCCTCTGGACCGTCGTCCCCACCCTCCTCGTGCTCTCCATGTTCTATTATGGATGGACGGGGTTCCATGCCCTGAGGAAGGTGCCGGAAGGGGCCCTCAAGGTAAAGGTGAGCGCCCGGACCTGGTCCTGGCTCTTCGAATATGAGAACGGCCTGAAAACGACCGAACTCTTCATTCCAGAAGGGAGGCCCGTTCACCTCCGGCTCTCCTCCCTCGATGTGATCCACAGTTTTTACATCCCGGCCTTCCGGGTCAAACAGGATGCCGTGCCGGGCATGACGACCTCCCTCTGGTTCAGGGCGAAAGAGGCCGGAACCTACGACGTCCTCTGCGCCGAATACTGTGGCCAACAGCATGCCTACATGCTCACAAAGGTGAGGGTCCTCAAGGAGGAGGAGTTTAATCGCTGGTACGAAGATAAAGGAAAGGAACTGGAAAAGGAGAGGCGGGCAGGCCTTCCAAGAGGGGAGCGTCTGATCCTCGAGAAAGGGTGCCTCGCCTGCCACAGCACCGACGGAACGCCCAGGGTGGGGCCGACCCTCAAGGGCATCTTCGGAAAGACCGTGACCGTCATCACGGAGGGAAAGGAGAGGCAGGTCCGGGTCGACGAGGCCTATCTCCTCAGGTCGCTGCTCGAACCGAACGCCGATCTGGTCAAGGGGTTCCAGCCCATCATGCCCAGCCAGAAGGGCATCTCGACCGAAGAAGAGCTAAAGGAACTGGTCCGGTATATGAAGGAGCTGAAATGA
- a CDS encoding protoheme IX farnesyltransferase has product MRSMLALLSLLADLTKWKLSLFVALSAATGYLLADRTTPLEMVPMLLATFLLASGASGLNQYQERREDGLMERTKGRPIPSGRLSPEAGLLISILLLFFGSISLLLAATWKTFLLAMSALFLYNAVYTPLKKRTLLAIVPGAWVGAIPPAMGWTSGGGGIEPQILALCTFLFLWQFPHTYFLLQSYRKDYLKAGFAPLLQRGEDLLPEKVLWVWIMATVVSSLLIPFFGSDPSLWNLFVLTSLGLLLIYKTTRRLLFGVPRGSLRFAFRAVNLYMLSVLLLLNLDRIVRIG; this is encoded by the coding sequence ATGAGGTCCATGCTCGCCCTTCTCTCCCTGTTGGCTGATCTCACGAAGTGGAAACTCTCTCTCTTCGTCGCCCTCTCCGCGGCCACAGGTTACCTTCTGGCCGATCGGACAACCCCATTGGAGATGGTCCCGATGCTTCTGGCCACCTTTCTTCTCGCCTCGGGCGCCTCAGGCCTCAACCAGTACCAGGAAAGAAGGGAGGATGGTTTGATGGAGAGGACGAAAGGCCGGCCCATTCCTTCGGGAAGGCTCTCTCCTGAGGCGGGCCTATTGATCTCCATCCTCCTCCTCTTCTTCGGGTCAATCTCGCTCCTGTTGGCCGCAACATGGAAAACCTTCCTTTTGGCCATGTCGGCGCTGTTTCTCTATAACGCCGTCTACACACCTCTGAAGAAGAGGACGCTCCTTGCCATCGTTCCAGGGGCATGGGTCGGAGCCATCCCTCCTGCCATGGGCTGGACGTCGGGAGGCGGGGGCATCGAACCCCAGATCTTGGCCCTCTGCACCTTCCTCTTCCTCTGGCAGTTTCCCCACACCTATTTTCTGCTTCAGAGCTATCGAAAGGACTACCTGAAGGCCGGCTTCGCCCCTCTCCTTCAAAGGGGGGAGGATCTCCTGCCGGAGAAGGTTCTTTGGGTCTGGATCATGGCCACGGTGGTCTCGAGCCTCCTCATCCCATTTTTTGGGAGCGATCCTTCCCTCTGGAACCTTTTCGTCCTCACCTCGCTGGGTCTCCTCCTCATCTACAAGACGACGAGGAGGCTCCTTTTCGGGGTTCCGAGAGGCTCTTTGCGTTTCGCCTTTCGAGCGGTTAATCTTTATATGTTGTCCGTGTTGTTGCTTCTGAATCTGGACCGGATCGTCAGGATCGGCTAA
- a CDS encoding cytochrome c family protein, with the protein MRKKIGILLGLLLFLLLSIVVYHRLQVQTKKAFFALFPIFSYASVPQPVLFNHPIHKERANLDCTFCHRYVESHRVAGIPNIDLCRACHSTEALSKRAEALKVVKYVQANRPIPWKRMYEMPKFVVFPHWVHVQNGVECAVCHGLTAIKERPVKMVDRNYMDWCLDCHRRRNASIDCYACHSS; encoded by the coding sequence ATGAGAAAAAAGATCGGGATCCTCCTCGGCCTCCTCCTCTTCCTCCTTCTCTCCATCGTGGTCTACCACCGCCTTCAGGTTCAGACGAAAAAGGCCTTCTTCGCCCTCTTCCCGATCTTCTCCTACGCCTCGGTCCCGCAACCCGTCCTCTTCAATCACCCCATCCACAAAGAGAGGGCCAACCTCGACTGCACCTTCTGCCATCGCTACGTGGAGAGTCACCGGGTGGCAGGAATCCCCAACATTGACCTCTGTCGGGCCTGCCACTCCACGGAGGCCCTCAGCAAAAGGGCAGAGGCCCTCAAAGTGGTCAAGTACGTCCAAGCGAACCGACCCATCCCCTGGAAGAGGATGTACGAGATGCCCAAATTCGTCGTCTTCCCCCACTGGGTCCATGTCCAGAACGGGGTGGAATGCGCCGTCTGCCATGGCCTGACGGCGATCAAAGAGAGGCCGGTCAAGATGGTCGATCGAAACTATATGGATTGGTGCCTCGACTGCCATCGGAGGAGAAATGCCAGCATCGACTGCTATGCTTGTCACTCCAGCTGA
- a CDS encoding cytochrome c, which yields MKRSIVTLVVVFSLAVPFSSFGQASKPPPKKSPELLNQGKKLYEQYCLTCHGATGDGKGPVGTALKPPPRDFNLPLSQWPHAKGDIRKVFEVISKGIPNTSMVKWDHLSEQERWAMTYYVVEFAKPKTPVKKK from the coding sequence ATGAAGCGGTCAATCGTGACGTTGGTGGTCGTATTCTCCCTTGCCGTGCCTTTCTCCTCCTTCGGCCAGGCCTCAAAGCCTCCTCCGAAGAAGAGCCCTGAGCTGCTGAACCAGGGGAAAAAACTCTACGAGCAGTACTGCCTCACCTGCCATGGTGCCACAGGGGATGGAAAGGGCCCTGTGGGGACGGCCCTCAAACCTCCTCCGAGGGATTTCAATCTACCCCTTAGCCAGTGGCCCCATGCGAAGGGAGATATCAGAAAGGTCTTCGAGGTGATTTCCAAGGGGATTCCCAACACCTCCATGGTCAAGTGGGACCATCTCTCGGAACAGGAGCGGTGGGCCATGACCTATTATGTGGTGGAATTCGCAAAACCCAAAACCCCGGTCAAGAAGAAATGA
- a CDS encoding molybdopterin-dependent oxidoreductase: MKINRRQLLKMIGAATFGMVLPEELLHALPEEGEWIPYEEYWTKGVCLQCPSGCGLRIRLVNGWPVKIEGNKEYPINRGRLCPKGQAGLQVLYDPDRIRNPLKRKGKRGEGLWERISWDEAIGLLTRRLKELREKGQPHRLLLLGGRSRGHMTELIKRFMEAYGSPNLLLNPSRGSEGILKGHLFTMGERDFLSIHWPETRYVLSFGASLLEASRSSMLNLRGYGWLRRGRPGLRGKLVQIEPRFSVTASKADQWVPIEPGTDGALALGIAHCLVKEKQYDEAFVTRFTFGFEDWRDPDGRGHLGFKTLLLKEYPPQKVSKITGVPEETILQLAREFSSHRPSIALSGRGAGMQTNGTYTQMAIDALNALAGSIDTPGGLLRQLPPPFQRWRPPLRDGIAEKGLSRPRIDGAGDLPFPFAQEVPYLLPERLERGEPYPIDTLLLYYTNPIFSLPASIRFKEALEKVPFIVSFSPFMDETTRMADLVLPDGTYFERWQDDLPEPGPGYPVIGLRRPVLSRPLQDVRNSGDVLIGIAKGLGGTVAASFPWKDMREAIAEALQGLFRAKRESFGKENFEEFLKALAEAGGWWEESYPFGRWRQRFDTPSGKFEFYSLAMERGLREVSKRRSRPIDSILEELKIEARGDRVYLPHYEKPRLVGDEKEFPFRLIHYKLMTTAEGRGANQPYLQEIFGPHLKEKWNAWVEIHPETARGLGIEDGDLVWVESMAGRFKTKARLFAGTHPGCVQIPYGQGHRAYGRWAEGRGVNPNDLIVREYDYLGGFLSPFATRVKVYKA, encoded by the coding sequence ATGAAGATTAACAGGCGGCAACTCTTGAAGATGATCGGCGCGGCCACCTTCGGGATGGTCCTTCCCGAGGAACTCCTCCACGCCCTTCCGGAGGAAGGGGAATGGATCCCTTACGAAGAATACTGGACCAAAGGCGTCTGCCTCCAGTGCCCGAGCGGCTGCGGCCTCAGGATCCGTCTCGTCAACGGCTGGCCGGTTAAGATCGAGGGAAACAAAGAGTATCCCATCAACCGAGGAAGGCTCTGCCCCAAGGGACAGGCAGGCCTCCAGGTCCTCTACGATCCCGACCGGATCCGTAATCCCCTCAAACGGAAGGGAAAGCGAGGAGAGGGCCTCTGGGAAAGAATCTCCTGGGACGAGGCTATCGGCCTTCTGACCCGACGTCTGAAGGAGCTTCGGGAGAAGGGGCAACCCCATCGCCTCCTCCTCCTCGGAGGAAGGTCCCGGGGCCATATGACCGAGTTGATAAAGAGATTTATGGAAGCCTATGGTTCTCCCAATCTCCTCTTGAATCCCTCCCGCGGGTCGGAGGGGATCTTGAAGGGACATCTCTTCACCATGGGCGAGAGAGACTTCCTCTCCATCCACTGGCCGGAGACACGGTACGTCCTCTCCTTCGGGGCAAGCCTTCTCGAGGCCTCCAGATCATCGATGCTCAATCTCAGAGGATATGGATGGCTGAGGCGGGGAAGGCCGGGACTGAGAGGGAAACTCGTCCAGATCGAACCGCGATTCTCGGTCACCGCCTCGAAGGCGGATCAGTGGGTCCCGATCGAGCCGGGAACGGATGGGGCCCTTGCCCTCGGCATCGCCCACTGCCTCGTCAAAGAGAAGCAATACGACGAGGCATTCGTCACCCGCTTCACCTTCGGCTTCGAGGACTGGAGAGATCCCGATGGGAGAGGCCATCTCGGGTTCAAGACGCTCCTCCTGAAGGAGTATCCTCCTCAAAAGGTTTCCAAGATCACCGGTGTCCCGGAGGAGACGATCCTCCAGCTGGCCCGGGAATTCTCTTCCCATCGACCCTCGATCGCCCTCTCCGGAAGGGGAGCGGGGATGCAGACCAACGGCACTTACACCCAGATGGCGATCGACGCCCTCAATGCGCTTGCGGGTTCGATCGATACGCCAGGAGGGCTCCTCCGGCAACTCCCTCCTCCCTTCCAGAGGTGGCGGCCCCCTCTCAGAGACGGGATTGCGGAAAAGGGCCTCTCCAGACCGCGGATCGACGGAGCAGGAGACCTACCCTTCCCATTCGCCCAAGAGGTTCCCTACCTGCTTCCGGAGAGACTCGAAAGAGGAGAGCCCTATCCCATCGATACGCTCCTCCTCTACTATACCAATCCCATCTTCAGCCTTCCCGCTTCGATCAGATTTAAGGAGGCGTTGGAGAAGGTCCCCTTCATCGTGAGCTTCTCCCCTTTTATGGACGAGACCACAAGGATGGCCGACCTCGTCCTTCCCGACGGCACCTATTTCGAGCGGTGGCAGGACGACCTGCCCGAACCGGGGCCGGGATATCCGGTGATCGGGTTGAGACGGCCCGTTTTGAGCAGACCCCTTCAGGATGTCCGCAATTCCGGCGACGTCCTGATCGGGATCGCAAAGGGATTGGGTGGGACCGTGGCCGCTTCTTTTCCTTGGAAGGACATGAGGGAGGCCATCGCCGAGGCCCTTCAAGGCCTCTTCCGTGCCAAACGGGAATCGTTTGGGAAAGAGAATTTTGAAGAATTTTTGAAAGCCTTGGCAGAGGCGGGAGGATGGTGGGAGGAATCCTATCCCTTCGGCCGGTGGCGGCAGCGATTCGATACGCCCTCGGGAAAGTTCGAGTTCTACTCCCTTGCCATGGAACGCGGCCTCAGGGAGGTTTCGAAGAGACGGTCGAGGCCGATCGATTCGATCCTCGAAGAATTGAAGATCGAGGCAAGGGGAGATAGGGTCTACCTTCCCCACTACGAAAAACCACGGCTCGTCGGAGACGAGAAGGAGTTCCCCTTCCGCCTCATCCACTACAAGCTGATGACCACGGCGGAGGGAAGGGGGGCCAACCAGCCCTATCTCCAGGAGATCTTCGGCCCCCATCTTAAGGAGAAATGGAATGCCTGGGTGGAGATCCATCCGGAAACCGCTCGCGGCCTTGGAATAGAAGATGGGGATCTCGTCTGGGTGGAGTCGATGGCCGGTCGATTCAAGACCAAGGCAAGGCTCTTCGCCGGGACCCACCCGGGATGCGTTCAGATCCCTTACGGTCAGGGCCATCGGGCCTATGGTCGTTGGGCCGAAGGGAGGGGGGTAAATCCAAACGACCTGATCGTCAGGGAGTACGATTATCTTGGCGGATTTTTGTCGCCCTTTGCCACGCGAGTGAAGGTCTACAAGGCCTAG
- the nrfD gene encoding polysulfide reductase NrfD, with product MDSEALAMKYDPILKPMTRAGWPFWVTLVPLALIFLWSFFAFGWQYQWGLGETGMGHPMSWTLYLVNFVFFIGISHAGALVSAVLRITHARWGTPFGRAAEAVTVFALAAGPTNILFDLGRSSRFYWVPLHGQLKSPLIWDFTCIMTYFTVSVIFLYVLMVPDIGLLRERFPGRRWLYGPLSLGWSGTENQWKTIEKTIGFLCVAVIPIAVSVHTVVSWVFGLQTQPMWFSTIFAPYFVTGAIFSGIATIVIVTIALRRLYRLETFLTPYHFNNMGLLLLVFTLLWAYFTFAEHLTVAYAGGSHELEVLWSKLTGRYAPLFWLMVALCFVIPFPLLVYKRTPPFLLPASISVVIGMWLERFLIIIPSLAHPRLHYPRGAYMPSWVEWSMMAGLCAGFTLAFMLFSKFFPVLSIWELEKEERAHEPSQKKEVL from the coding sequence ATGGATAGCGAAGCTCTTGCCATGAAATACGATCCGATCCTGAAGCCCATGACCCGGGCGGGCTGGCCTTTCTGGGTGACGCTCGTTCCGCTTGCCCTCATCTTTCTCTGGTCCTTCTTCGCCTTCGGCTGGCAATACCAGTGGGGCCTCGGCGAGACGGGCATGGGCCATCCCATGTCTTGGACCCTCTACTTGGTCAACTTCGTCTTCTTCATCGGGATCAGCCACGCCGGGGCCTTGGTCTCTGCCGTATTGAGGATCACCCATGCCCGCTGGGGGACCCCCTTCGGAAGGGCTGCCGAAGCGGTCACCGTCTTCGCCTTGGCCGCAGGCCCGACCAATATCCTCTTCGACCTCGGACGATCAAGCCGCTTCTACTGGGTGCCCCTCCATGGCCAGCTCAAGTCCCCTCTGATCTGGGACTTCACCTGCATCATGACCTACTTCACGGTCAGCGTCATCTTCCTCTACGTCCTCATGGTCCCGGATATCGGGTTGCTCAGGGAGCGTTTTCCAGGGAGGAGATGGCTCTACGGGCCCCTCTCCCTCGGATGGAGCGGAACGGAAAATCAGTGGAAGACGATCGAAAAGACCATCGGATTTCTCTGCGTGGCCGTCATCCCCATCGCGGTCAGTGTCCACACGGTCGTCTCCTGGGTCTTCGGGTTGCAGACCCAGCCCATGTGGTTTAGCACCATCTTCGCCCCCTACTTCGTCACGGGGGCCATCTTCTCTGGGATCGCCACGATCGTCATCGTCACCATCGCCTTGAGGCGACTCTACCGTCTCGAAACCTTCCTGACTCCTTACCATTTCAACAATATGGGCCTCCTCCTCCTGGTCTTCACCCTCCTCTGGGCCTACTTCACTTTTGCCGAACACCTCACCGTGGCCTACGCCGGCGGAAGCCACGAACTCGAAGTCCTCTGGAGCAAACTGACAGGGAGGTATGCCCCCCTGTTCTGGCTCATGGTGGCGCTCTGCTTCGTCATCCCCTTTCCGCTCCTCGTCTACAAACGGACGCCCCCCTTCCTCCTGCCCGCCTCGATCTCCGTGGTGATCGGGATGTGGCTCGAACGCTTCCTCATCATCATCCCATCCCTTGCCCATCCAAGGCTCCATTATCCCAGAGGGGCTTACATGCCCTCCTGGGTCGAGTGGTCGATGATGGCAGGTCTCTGTGCAGGGTTCACCCTGGCCTTCATGCTCTTCTCGAAGTTCTTCCCGGTCCTCTCCATCTGGGAACTTGAGAAGGAGGAGAGGGCCCACGAACCCTCTCAGAAGAAGGAGGTCCTATGA
- a CDS encoding cytochrome c oxidase subunit 3, with translation MSLEDREEIGSTLGMWLFLLSEVLLFGGLFILYSVYRFNHSHIFHLSAEALDRPIGALNTVILLTSSLTMALSIFFLKKGQTRSSLTFLALTISLGCLFLLIKAIEWSSKIHHGVFPNAPALLERERGEVLFYGLYYSMTGLHGLHVLVGVGVLIVMAFLIVRGRVNPQRFLPLENAGLYWHLVDILWVFLFPLFYLIT, from the coding sequence ATGAGTTTAGAAGATAGAGAGGAGATCGGCTCGACCCTCGGGATGTGGCTCTTCCTCCTTTCGGAGGTCCTCCTTTTCGGAGGGCTCTTCATCCTCTACTCGGTCTACCGTTTCAACCACTCCCATATCTTCCATCTCTCCGCCGAAGCCCTCGATCGCCCCATCGGCGCCCTCAATACGGTCATCCTCCTCACCAGCAGCCTGACCATGGCCCTCTCCATCTTCTTCTTAAAAAAGGGGCAGACGCGAAGCTCCCTCACCTTTCTCGCCCTGACCATCTCCTTAGGGTGCCTCTTCCTCCTCATCAAGGCGATCGAATGGTCATCCAAGATTCATCACGGGGTCTTTCCCAATGCGCCGGCCCTTCTCGAAAGGGAGCGGGGGGAGGTCCTCTTCTACGGCCTCTACTATTCGATGACAGGCCTTCACGGCCTCCATGTCCTCGTCGGTGTGGGTGTCCTTATCGTCATGGCCTTCTTGATCGTCAGGGGAAGGGTGAACCCCCAAAGGTTCCTCCCTCTCGAAAATGCAGGGCTCTACTGGCACCTGGTCGATATCCTATGGGTCTTTCTCTTCCCCCTCTTCTATTTGATCACCTGA
- a CDS encoding 4Fe-4S dicluster domain-containing protein: MYRWGMVIDLDRCTGCQACMVACRQENNIPFAGEREAKLGRAKFWMNLISEVKGTYPDVKMHFIPIPCMQCDNPPCTIVCPVEATYKNPEGIVAQVYPRCIGVRMCVSNCPYTVRYFNWHAPRWPDEYKKGRNPDVYKRRKGITEKCNFCIQRIRRAKEIARRENRRIRDGEVVPACAETCPTEAITFGDLNDPKSRVSRLSKSRRAFRLLEELGTEPKVFYLKEGDWTDG, encoded by the coding sequence ATGTACCGATGGGGGATGGTGATCGATCTGGATCGTTGCACAGGCTGCCAGGCCTGTATGGTCGCTTGCCGCCAGGAGAACAATATCCCCTTCGCCGGGGAGAGGGAGGCGAAACTGGGCAGGGCCAAGTTCTGGATGAACCTCATCTCCGAGGTGAAAGGCACCTACCCCGACGTGAAGATGCACTTCATCCCCATCCCATGTATGCAATGTGACAACCCGCCCTGCACCATCGTCTGTCCTGTGGAGGCCACCTACAAGAATCCAGAAGGGATCGTCGCCCAGGTCTACCCACGATGCATCGGTGTCCGGATGTGCGTTTCGAATTGCCCTTACACGGTCCGGTATTTTAACTGGCATGCCCCCCGGTGGCCGGACGAATACAAGAAAGGGAGAAACCCCGACGTCTACAAGAGGAGGAAGGGGATCACCGAAAAGTGCAACTTCTGCATCCAGAGGATAAGGAGGGCCAAGGAGATCGCAAGGAGGGAGAACCGGAGGATCCGGGACGGGGAGGTCGTCCCGGCGTGCGCCGAGACGTGCCCGACGGAGGCCATCACCTTCGGCGATCTGAACGATCCGAAGAGCCGGGTCTCCCGGCTCTCAAAAAGCCGGAGGGCCTTTCGCCTCCTCGAGGAGCTGGGGACCGAGCCAAAGGTCTTCTATCTCAAAGAAGGGGATTGGACGGATGGATAG